The genomic DNA GGACTTCATCGTGGCCATGAGGAGCTCTCTTTCAGAACCTTGCTGAGTACAGGAGGGGGTGGACGGTTCGTCAGGCGGCGGACCAGCCCTCGTCGACGGGCAGGACGGTGCCGTTGATGTGGGCGGCGGCGTCGGAGGCGAGGAACACGATGGCGTTGGCCTGCTCCTCGACGGTGGCGACGCGTCCGGTACCGCCGAAACGGGGAGAGAAGACGTTGTGGCCGTGAGCCTTGGCCAGAGCGGCGATCGGGAGGTCGGTCCCGTTGCTCCCCGGGGCAATGGCGTTGGTGCGGATGCCGACGCCGACGTAGGTCACGGCGAGTGACCTGACCAGGCCGATGACGCCGTGCTTGGAGGCGGTGCAGGCGGCTCCGGCGATGCTGCCGCGCAGTCCGGCCTCGGCAGCGGTGAAGACGATCGAGCCGCGCTCCTCGGCCATCATGTGCGGCAGTACGGCGCGGGTCAGCAGGAACGGTGCCGTCAAGTTCACCTCGATGACGCGGTACCACTCGGCGTCGCCGGTCTCGCTGACGACCGACATCCGGTCCATGATCGCGGCGTTGTGCACGAGGACGTGCACGCCGCCGAAGGCATCGACGGCGGTGTCGACGACCTGGTCCACGATCAGTTGGTCGCTGAGGTCGCCGACCACGGCGAGGGCGGTTCCTCCCACCTCCGCGACCGCCTTGACGGTCTCTTCGGCCCCCGCCCGTCTCAGGTCCGCGACCAGCACGTACGCGCCCTCGCGCGCGAACCGCACGGCCGCGGCACGGCCGGTGCCGGACCCGGCACCGGTGACGATCACGCTGCGCCCTTCAAGACCTGTGCTCATGGCGGGTGCTCCTTCTTGCCCAGGTGGGTGTGGGCTGTTCCGGGTACGGGAGAGGTGGCCGGTTCCGTCAGGTCGCGGCGTCGTCGGGGATCTCGGACCCGGCGGCGGACGGGGTGTCCGTCCGCCGCCGGGTCCGGGGAGAGCGCCGGTCTCCGTCCCCACGGGGCCGGCGCTCCGGGGACGCCTCCGCTCACAGCGCCCCGGTCTGCTGGTCGGCGCGGGAACTGCCCGGCGGGCTGCCGGCCGGACGCCGGGTCAGCCGAGCCTGATCTGGTCCGTGCCGTGGCCGATGTGCGCGACGACGAGTCCGGCGGCCGACACTTCGGCGTACTCGGCGGTGTGGTGCCGGAAGCTCTGTCCGGCGTTCGCGCCCCGCCTGACCTCGACCGTCCACCGGAGCTCGTGGAAGAAGAACCAGTCGTCGAAGTGGCGGTTGACGACGTCGATCGAGCGGACGGAGTACTCCTCGTAGAAGGCTTCGAGGTGGGCCCTCAGGTCGTCCCTGGTGTGCATCTCGGGCAGGGTCCCGGAATGCGACACGTAGTCGCGGACGCCCCCCTGGATCTCGGGGTGGGCCTTCTCGACGATCGTGTCGACATCGCCCTTGCGATACGCGTCGAGGAGGGTCTCGTGCAGGCCGGCCACCGCGTACCGGCCGGCCAGCACCCCGTCGGCAGGGTCTCCCGGCATGCTGTCCTGCTGGGTCCTGCCCCAGAACAGCTCCCCGGTGATGCCCTCGGAGCCCATCGTCGGGAACAGCACGACGACCGGCCGCTCGCTCTCCTCACCGGTCGCCTTGAGGCGCCCTCGCCCACGGCCGCTGACGAAGGTGTACCAAGAGGTGTTGATCTCCGCCACGGGGCGGATCGCCACCACGGCGGCGAACCGGTGCATGCCACGGTAGGACGCGGCGATCTCGTCGAACGTCGTGACGATGCGCTGGGTCGGAAGCTCCTTGCCCTCCTCCACCGACGGGCTGACGGTGTACGCGTAGGGGCCGCTCGGTGCCAGCGTCGCCAGGATGTCGTCGATGATGTCGACGTACTCGGCCCTGACGTGCCTCCAGGCGGTCTCCGAGGACTGCACCTGCAGATCCGACGTCGCGAGCAGGTCCTCGACCTTGGCCCTGTCTTTCATGGTCTTCCTTTCTGGGGGCGGGAAGCCCGAAGGTGTGAGAGTGGGGGAACCTTCTGCCGGAGAGCCGCACGTCGTCGGAACGGGGCAGAGCTCCGCTCCGGCGGGCAACTCCCCGTCGGGGTAAAGAAGTTGATCGCCCGGTCCGATCCGGTCCGCGGGCTCGTCCGGGCTCGTCCGGGCGCGGTCGGCCGACAGGCATGGGGACTCAGGGGACCGGGCGGTCATCGGGTCGATGACACCGATGGCCTTGCCGTCGGCTTCGCCCGGTCGCCGGTCTTCACCGTCGGATCCCGGGCGGGAGCGGAGGGGCAGTCGTCGTCAGGGGCGAACTGCTGCGCGGGCCGTCCTGCTTCACGGGCGCCCGCTTCGGCGTCGCGCCGTGCGGTGCTGTGCGTGTGGGGGGGCGTACCTCCGTGCTGGTGTGCCGGAAAAGCTGTGAGACGGATGAGGCGCCTCTGTGAGACATCCTGGTGGACCGGACCTCCTGGTCGGAGGGCACGGCCTCTTCCCGGGGGGAATCCCTCACGAACGCGGGAGGAACGCGGTGAGGCGTCCCTCCATCACGGCCAGCGCCAGGTCCAGGCGTGAGCGGCAGCCCGTCCTGGCGA from Streptomyces sp. NBC_01478 includes the following:
- a CDS encoding SDR family NAD(P)-dependent oxidoreductase → MSTGLEGRSVIVTGAGSGTGRAAAVRFAREGAYVLVADLRRAGAEETVKAVAEVGGTALAVVGDLSDQLIVDQVVDTAVDAFGGVHVLVHNAAIMDRMSVVSETGDAEWYRVIEVNLTAPFLLTRAVLPHMMAEERGSIVFTAAEAGLRGSIAGAACTASKHGVIGLVRSLAVTYVGVGIRTNAIAPGSNGTDLPIAALAKAHGHNVFSPRFGGTGRVATVEEQANAIVFLASDAAAHINGTVLPVDEGWSAA